The following coding sequences lie in one Synechococcus sp. PCC 7336 genomic window:
- a CDS encoding S41 family peptidase: MRLTDFLLSSTLSAIATVLLTVPFTARSWASPPLSPTELVAEVADIVDADHLSARASDSAWAQQRRTLLSRDYATSEQAYAAIHSALQSFADPYTYFLEPEHFQHMRMASRGDLATVGLSLKLDERGRPTLASPPPIDSPAFASGLQQYDIILAVNDRSTADLTVYETLRRIRGHRGTAVTLEVERQGGDRLVVEMQREAWQRPAVSYELHRQGDREIGYIRLTKFTDRTAADMQEAIDTLEAQQVDAYLLDLRSNPGGMLEASTDIAEMFLDGGTIVTLENRDRVRRIVDRREPLTDKPLAVLVDRGSASSSEVLAGALQAADRATIVGTPTFGKGIVQMMYLLSDGSCLTVTSARYRTPDGRDIHQQGLIPDLEIELSDSARLQLARDRAAIATPSDTQYAAAVRALFETPETSEVLTAVELAAVQ, encoded by the coding sequence ATGAGATTGACCGACTTTTTGCTCTCTAGCACGCTCTCCGCGATCGCCACCGTCTTACTGACCGTCCCCTTCACCGCCCGCAGTTGGGCCAGTCCCCCCCTTTCCCCAACGGAACTGGTGGCGGAGGTGGCAGACATCGTGGATGCCGACCATCTCAGTGCTCGCGCCAGCGATAGCGCTTGGGCACAACAGCGGCGAACCTTGCTATCGCGAGACTATGCCACCTCCGAGCAAGCTTATGCCGCCATTCACTCTGCTCTCCAATCTTTTGCAGACCCCTACACCTACTTTCTCGAACCCGAGCATTTCCAACACATGCGGATGGCCAGCCGAGGGGATCTGGCAACGGTGGGCTTGAGCTTGAAGCTTGACGAGCGGGGACGTCCAACGCTCGCCTCCCCTCCCCCAATCGATTCCCCCGCGTTTGCCTCGGGGCTGCAGCAATACGACATTATCTTGGCTGTGAACGACCGCAGTACTGCGGACCTGACTGTTTACGAAACGCTACGTCGCATTCGCGGCCATCGCGGCACCGCAGTCACCCTCGAAGTGGAACGGCAAGGAGGCGATCGCTTAGTCGTAGAGATGCAGCGGGAGGCTTGGCAGCGACCTGCCGTGAGTTACGAACTCCACCGCCAGGGGGATCGCGAGATTGGCTATATCCGACTGACCAAGTTTACCGACCGAACTGCTGCCGACATGCAAGAGGCGATCGACACCCTCGAAGCCCAGCAGGTAGACGCATACCTCTTGGACCTGCGCTCCAATCCGGGGGGAATGCTGGAGGCTAGTACCGACATTGCCGAGATGTTTCTCGATGGCGGCACGATTGTGACGCTAGAAAATCGCGATCGCGTCCGTCGGATTGTCGATCGCCGCGAGCCCCTGACCGATAAGCCCCTAGCAGTCCTGGTCGATCGCGGTTCTGCCAGTTCTAGCGAAGTCTTGGCGGGAGCACTCCAAGCTGCCGACCGGGCCACAATTGTGGGAACCCCCACCTTTGGTAAAGGCATTGTTCAAATGATGTACCTCCTATCCGATGGCTCCTGTTTGACGGTTACCTCCGCCCGCTATCGCACGCCAGACGGTCGCGACATCCACCAACAGGGACTGATCCCCGATTTAGAAATCGAACTGTCCGATTCTGCTCGGCTGCAGTTGGCCCGCGATCGCGCCGCCATCGCCACCCCCTCCGATACCCAATATGCTGCCGCAGTGCGAGCCCTGTTTGAAACGCCAGAGACGAGCGAGGTGCTGACGGCAGTAGAACTGGCCGCAGTACAGTAA
- the sat gene encoding sulfate adenylyltransferase: MSVQSPETIAPHGGTLVNRIASSEQRAEILARADSLPRVTLDARAQSDLEMIAIGGFSPITGFMGQADYLSVVTDMHLSDGNVWSIPVVLPVTEAIADSLSIGQTIGLQDATGRLLGTMELSEKFTPDKEKEAFYVYRTKEEKHPGVKVIYEQGNVNLAGPVTLLQRDPHPLFPSYQVDPAASRAAFTEKGWETVVGFQTRNPIHRAHEYIQKCALEIVDGLFLHPLVGATKKDDIPADVRMQCYEIMMQHYFPQDRVILAINPSAMRYAGPREAIFHALIRKNYGCTHFIVGRDHAGVGDYYGTYDAQHIFDEFQPDELGIIPLKFEHAFFCKKTGTMATSKTSPSGPEDRVHLSGTKVRALLRDGKTPPPEFSRPEVAQLLAEVMSAREA, from the coding sequence ATGAGCGTACAGTCCCCCGAGACTATCGCCCCCCATGGCGGTACGTTGGTCAATCGCATTGCCAGCTCCGAGCAGCGGGCCGAAATTCTCGCTCGGGCGGACTCCTTGCCGCGCGTGACCCTCGATGCCCGTGCCCAGTCGGATTTAGAGATGATCGCGATCGGTGGCTTCAGCCCTATTACCGGCTTTATGGGCCAAGCGGATTACCTCTCCGTCGTCACCGACATGCACTTGAGTGACGGTAACGTCTGGTCTATCCCCGTTGTCTTGCCCGTCACAGAAGCGATCGCCGACAGCCTCAGCATCGGTCAAACCATCGGCCTGCAAGACGCGACCGGTCGCCTGCTCGGCACCATGGAACTGAGCGAAAAATTCACGCCCGACAAAGAAAAAGAAGCCTTTTACGTCTACCGCACTAAGGAAGAGAAGCACCCTGGCGTTAAGGTGATTTACGAACAGGGCAACGTCAATTTGGCCGGTCCCGTCACCCTCTTGCAACGGGATCCCCATCCCCTCTTTCCCAGCTATCAAGTCGATCCTGCCGCCTCTCGTGCCGCCTTTACAGAAAAGGGCTGGGAAACCGTTGTGGGTTTCCAAACCCGTAACCCCATCCACCGCGCCCACGAATACATTCAAAAATGCGCTCTAGAAATTGTCGACGGTCTCTTCCTGCATCCTCTGGTGGGAGCCACCAAGAAAGACGATATTCCTGCTGACGTGAGGATGCAGTGCTACGAAATCATGATGCAGCACTACTTCCCCCAAGACCGCGTCATTTTGGCGATTAATCCCTCGGCTATGCGCTATGCCGGTCCTCGCGAAGCCATCTTCCACGCCCTCATCCGCAAAAATTACGGCTGCACCCACTTCATCGTCGGTCGCGATCACGCAGGCGTAGGCGACTACTACGGCACCTACGACGCCCAACATATCTTCGACGAGTTCCAGCCGGACGAATTGGGCATTATCCCCCTCAAGTTCGAGCATGCCTTCTTCTGCAAAAAGACGGGTACGATGGCCACCAGCAAGACCAGCCCCAGCGGTCCCGAAGATCGCGTGCATTTGTCCGGCACCAAAGTGAGAGCCCTGCTGCGAGACGGCAAGACCCCTCCTCCAGAGTTTTCTCGTCCCGAAG